Within Pseudomonas sp. LBUM920, the genomic segment GCCGCGCACGTCAGGCCTGGCTGGAGTATTCACCGATGCGTCGGCAAAGCGCCGACGGCGGCGGGCGAATCTATCGCAAGCTCAGTTACGGCCCGTTGCTGGATGTGTTCGTACTGGACATGCGCAGTTACCGTGGCCCCAACGACGACAACCTGGGAGGCGAAAAACCGTTCATGGGCCGTGAGCAACTGGACTGGCTCAAGCACGAACTCAAGGCCTCAACGGCGCAATGGAAGGTCATCGCCGCCGACATGCCCATCGGCCTTGGCGTGCCTGACGGCGAGGTCAGTCCCGGCGTGCCGCGTTGGGAAGCGATTGCCAACGGCGACCCTGGCCCGGCCCAGGGCCGTGAGCTGGAGATTGCCGAACTGTTGGGGTTTTTGCGTGCCCAGCAGGTGCGTAACCATGTGTGGCTGACGGCGGATGTGCACTACTGCGCGGCGCACCATTACCACCCCGACCGGGCGGCGTTTCAGGATTTCGAGCCGTTCTGGGAGTTTGTGGCCGGGCCTTTGAATGCAGGGAGTTTTGGACCCAACCCGTTGGATAAAACCTTTGGCCCGCAGGTGGTGTTCGAGAAGGCGCCGCCTGCGCAGAACACCTCGCCGCTGGCCGGGTTTCAGTTTTTTGGTGAGGTGCAGATTGATGGGCAGACGGCGGAGTTGACGGTGATTTTGCGCGACTTGGATGGGGTCTCTGTGTTTGAGCAAAAACTGCAGCCGGCCTGACCTGCAATGCACTTAAAAACGGTGGGAGCTGGCTTGCCTGCGATTGCATCACCCTGGTGTCACTGATACACCGAGGTGCCTGCATCGCAGGCAAGCCAGCTCCCACATTTTGATCCTCGGTGTTTATGAGGGCTTAGTACACATCCCGGCGATAGCGCCCTTGCTCGATCAGGCGCTCGACTGCTTCGCTGCCCAGCACCTCATGCAGCACCTGGTCCACGCCCGTCGCCATGCCCTGCAAACTGCCGCAGACATAAATGGCCGCGCCGTCTGCCAGCCATCGACGCAGCACGTCCGCCGACTCGCGCAGGCGATCCTGTACGTAGATTTTTTCTGGCTGGTCGCGTGAAAACGCCAGGTCCAGCAGGGCCAGATCACCGCTGGCCAGCCAGCCTTGCAGCTCGTCCCGGCACAGGTAGTCGTGGGCAATATTGCGCTCGCCAAACAGCAGCCAATTGCGCTGCTGGCCAGCGGCAATGCGTGCCTTGAGCAAGCTGCGCAGGCCGGCAAGGCCGGTGCCGTTGCCCAAAAGGATCAGCGGCACTGGCGCATCTGGCAGGTGGAAACCACTGTTGCGACGCAGGCGCAGGCTGATGCTTGAGCCGAGGGCGGCGTGTTCGGTCAGCCAGCCGGAACCCAGGCCCAGGCTGCCGTCGGGGTGACGTTCCTGGCGCACGATCAACTCCAGCACGCCGTCGCTGGCAATCGAGGCGATGGAGTATTCGCGCATGCCCAGGGGCACCAGGGCGTTCACCAGTGCCTGGGCGTGCAGGCCGACCAAGTGCGCGCGGTTGTCCGGCAGTTGGCGGGTGGCCAGGGCTTGGTTGAGGGTTTGCGCAAGGCCGTCGATCAACACGCCGTCGCTGCCGGCCAGGCCCAGGCCGGCAAGGAAGTGTTCGATGGCCCACGGGCAATTGCGCGGCAGTATTTCCACCAGGTCGCCGGCCAGCCAGGTGTGTGGCGAAGGCGGTGTGAGGCCGAGCAAGTAAATGTCCGAGCCGACGCTGTCGCGGTTGAGCAGGGTGCGTCGGGTCAGGGTCCAGTTTTCGTACTGGGCGGTCTGCCAGGCGGATGCCGGCGCATGCCCGGTGAGCTGGCCCAGTTGCTGTTGCCAGGTCAGCAGCGCTTCGGTGTCGCCGCTGTCGACTTCCACAGGCGCGAACAACGGGTTGCCGCCTTGGTGGGTCAGCCAGAAATGCAGGCGCCGGGCAAAGCCGCAGAAGTGTTCGTACTGGCGGTCACCCAGGGCCAGCACCGAGTAGTTAAGGCCTTTGAGCGACAGGTCCTGGCCGAGCACGCTGCGCTCGAAACCACGGGCGCTGTCGGGCGCTTCGCCGTCGCCGAAGGTGCTGACCACAAACAGTGCATGTTCTGACTCACACAGGTCTTGCTGGCTGACACTGCCCAACGGCTGCACCTTCACCGGCAGGCCGGCGGCCTGTAATTGCCCGGCTGTCTGCCATGCAAGCTGTTCGGCAAAGCCGCTTTGGCTGGCAAAGCCGATCAGCCACGCCGGGGCGTCGCTGTGGTTGGCGCCGAGGCCTTTGCGGGCATCGCGGACCTGGCGTTTTTTGCGGCGGCGGTCGAGGTAGAGCAGCCAGCCGGTAATAAAGAACAGCGGCATGCACAGCGCACTGACGGTCAGAATGATGCGGCCTACCAGCCCGAAGTAGCTGCCGGTGTGCAGCGCGTAGACACTGGTGAGCAACTGCGACTTGAAGGTCTTGCTCGCGTAGCGGTCATGGGACTTGACCTCGCCGGTGGCCGGGTCAAGGTTGATCTGGTTCAGCGCGCGGTCGTGCGGCGATGTTTTGAGCAGGTAATACACAATGGCCGGCTGCCCGGCGACGGCCGGCATACGGATGTTGTAGACGCTCAAGCCGGGGCCGGCGTTGGCGTAGATGCTGCTCCAGATCGCGTCGTAGTTGGCCACGGGCGCCGGGCCTTCGGGCGGCGGGCCGCGCTTGCGCATGCGTTCATTTTGCGGGGCGTCGGAGAGCAGTTTGGTTACGCCCTGGTTGTACCAGTCATACGACCAATACAGGCCGGTGAGCGCGGCCAATAGGTAAAACAGCAGGCACCAGGTGCCGAACACCGAGTGCAGGTCCCAGTTGAAACTGCGGCCCTTTTTGCGCCAGTCCAACGTCAGCCAGGCGCGCCAGCTTGCCACCTGGCGCGGCCAGCGCAGGTACAGGCCCGACAGGCAGAAGAACACCAGGATCAGCGTGCAGGCACCGGTGATTTGCCGGCCGGTATCGCCAGCCGCCAGGAAGCGGTGCAGCTGCAAGATGAAACCGAACACGTCCTGGCCGACGGCGTCGCCCATGTAGTTGCCGGTGTACGGGTCGAAGTAGCGCATCTGGCCACGCCGCTCGCCCGGTGGTGCGGTGAAGAACACGCGCGCGGCGTTGCCGCTGTCGCTTTCTACCCACAGCATCGACACGGTCTTGCCTTCGGTGGCCTCCAGCTTGCGCACCAGTTCGGCAGGCGGCAGCACGCCGGCTTCGCGTTTTTCGACGCTCAAGACGGTCGGATTGAGCGCGCGCAGAATTTCATCCTGAAACGAGACCGCAGCCCCGGTGATCCCCATCAATGCCAGCACCAGCCCGGCGGTAATGCCGAAGAACCAGTGCAACTGGAACAGGGTTTTCTTCAACACGTCGGACCGCCTCGCTCATCTGGATATATAAGTCACGGCGCGCATTATGCCGTGGGCTAACGAGAAATATTCTGTTTTACACGCAAAAGCCCCACGCATCCGATGCGTGGGGCTTTGGGCCAGAAGTTGGCCGCGTTTAGAAGTGGAAACTGGTGGTCAACAACGCCGTACGACCGGCCGCCTGGTTGGCGAAGTGCGCCGCGTAAGCTTTGTCGTAGTAGGTCTTGTCGGTCAGGTTTTGCACGTTCAGTTGCAGGTCGACGTTCTTGGTCAGCTTGTAGCTGGCCATGGCGTCGTAGCGCGTGTACGACGGCACGTAAACGGTGTTGGCCGCATCGCCGTAAACCTGGTCGACGTAGAACGCGCCGCCGCCGATGGTCAGCTTTGGCGTGATGTCATAGGTGGTCCACAGGCTGAAAG encodes:
- a CDS encoding sulfite reductase flavoprotein subunit alpha — its product is MLKKTLFQLHWFFGITAGLVLALMGITGAAVSFQDEILRALNPTVLSVEKREAGVLPPAELVRKLEATEGKTVSMLWVESDSGNAARVFFTAPPGERRGQMRYFDPYTGNYMGDAVGQDVFGFILQLHRFLAAGDTGRQITGACTLILVFFCLSGLYLRWPRQVASWRAWLTLDWRKKGRSFNWDLHSVFGTWCLLFYLLAALTGLYWSYDWYNQGVTKLLSDAPQNERMRKRGPPPEGPAPVANYDAIWSSIYANAGPGLSVYNIRMPAVAGQPAIVYYLLKTSPHDRALNQINLDPATGEVKSHDRYASKTFKSQLLTSVYALHTGSYFGLVGRIILTVSALCMPLFFITGWLLYLDRRRKKRQVRDARKGLGANHSDAPAWLIGFASQSGFAEQLAWQTAGQLQAAGLPVKVQPLGSVSQQDLCESEHALFVVSTFGDGEAPDSARGFERSVLGQDLSLKGLNYSVLALGDRQYEHFCGFARRLHFWLTHQGGNPLFAPVEVDSGDTEALLTWQQQLGQLTGHAPASAWQTAQYENWTLTRRTLLNRDSVGSDIYLLGLTPPSPHTWLAGDLVEILPRNCPWAIEHFLAGLGLAGSDGVLIDGLAQTLNQALATRQLPDNRAHLVGLHAQALVNALVPLGMREYSIASIASDGVLELIVRQERHPDGSLGLGSGWLTEHAALGSSISLRLRRNSGFHLPDAPVPLILLGNGTGLAGLRSLLKARIAAGQQRNWLLFGERNIAHDYLCRDELQGWLASGDLALLDLAFSRDQPEKIYVQDRLRESADVLRRWLADGAAIYVCGSLQGMATGVDQVLHEVLGSEAVERLIEQGRYRRDVY